One stretch of Candidatus Binataceae bacterium DNA includes these proteins:
- a CDS encoding DUF4239 domain-containing protein, translated as MNFLLYWGSVSQVLFVIAVFGGGSVAGLCLVRWLVPLDRLQKNHEVGGITFGVLGAFYGLVLAFVIVAAWERFNQANYSAHDEATALESLYTLGAALPDPEKTALDSAVLDYSNTVIEKEWPAMAAEHFQGGKEGAHRLWSVVLSYHPSDSRQQLIMDKAIDQLSALSLARSQRFLFYDDDLPSVVWTVIYLGCLITIGFSYFFGSNVFRAQIMMCAFFSILLGMTILAILELAHPYQGVVTISDEPFRYALARMEEANTYKMAKAAMPDLGSTF; from the coding sequence ATGAATTTCCTACTCTATTGGGGGAGTGTCAGTCAGGTTCTGTTTGTAATCGCGGTCTTTGGCGGAGGCAGCGTGGCCGGCCTCTGTCTCGTAAGGTGGCTGGTGCCGCTCGATCGTCTGCAGAAGAACCATGAAGTCGGCGGTATTACATTTGGCGTGCTCGGCGCCTTTTATGGCTTGGTGCTGGCTTTCGTGATCGTCGCCGCCTGGGAGCGCTTCAACCAGGCCAACTACAGCGCCCACGACGAAGCGACCGCGCTCGAAAGCCTCTACACGCTGGGCGCTGCCCTTCCGGACCCTGAGAAGACCGCGCTCGATTCGGCGGTCCTCGACTATTCCAACACCGTGATCGAGAAGGAGTGGCCGGCGATGGCTGCCGAACACTTCCAGGGCGGTAAAGAGGGCGCGCACCGACTCTGGTCGGTAGTGCTCTCCTATCATCCGAGCGACAGCCGCCAGCAGCTAATCATGGACAAGGCAATCGATCAGCTGAGCGCGCTGAGTCTCGCGCGCAGCCAGCGATTTCTGTTCTACGATGACGACCTGCCGTCGGTCGTCTGGACGGTGATTTACCTGGGCTGCCTGATCACGATTGGTTTCAGCTACTTCTTCGGCAGCAACGTTTTTCGCGCGCAGATAATGATGTGCGCTTTTTTTTCGATTCTGCTCGGCATGACGATACTGGCAATTTTGGAATTGGCGCATCCGTACCAGGGCGTGGTTACGATCTCCGACGAGCCATTCCGCTACGCGCTGGCGCGAATGGAGGAAGCAAATACCTACAAGATGGCGAAGGCAGCCATGCCCGATTTGGGGTCAACTTTCTGA
- a CDS encoding endonuclease MutS2: protein MRDRDLKAFEYDKVLALVTEFAASEPGRETLAALRPASHPDEVRERLRATAEMVELREHSGSVPIGEFSDQRALLLAASRVGAILDGVSLVQVREFVVTARTAAGFLRSRVERFPHVAAFTQNLLAPKELADALLRALGDDGSLLDDASPELKRLRTRLRDERADLEARLMRSLSSSGMEPFVSDTLVTLRNRRFVLPLKLNYSERLEGIVQDRSVSGETLFVEPMWAVELNNRLMMLEREVEAEETRILAQLTAMVGGYAEELGLTFNALVALDALNARAKFAQRYSGIEPAIVGDGIEFIAARHPLLTTSGREVVPIDVRIAPGQRGLVISGPNTGGKTVALKTLGLFSLMAQAGLLIPAQTGSKAMVFRSVFADIGDEQSIAANLSSFSGHIANLSEILRLLEEPALVILDEPGAGTDPAEGSALAIGLMNHLGARRCLVAIATHSTAVKLHAYSRAGFDAAAVDFDPEHLAPLYRLKPHTIGQSYGIAVARRLGLPAAVIQAAQDAMGEGSAELSEALKKLEDERTRLAEETEKLQQRERSLWEQERTARESSQKAQERLETERARLRSEVAELINEFKREGGDLMAELKTRAKARPDLTAFITRASEKLEQAAPREEAAEDDDRPLKVGDHVEIGDIRGELVALDEGRAVLARGGLRIEVAPDRLRRARSKEETHAPKPRAETITFSSDDREKSEVNLIGMRTTDALRKLEEFLDQAFLTNRPEVRIIHGIGSGALRKAVAEYLSTSSYCSSYRQAEPHQGGAGATIVQMNL from the coding sequence ATGCGCGACCGCGATCTGAAAGCCTTCGAGTACGACAAGGTGCTCGCGCTCGTCACCGAGTTTGCGGCCTCTGAGCCGGGGCGGGAGACGCTCGCGGCGTTGCGCCCGGCGTCGCATCCCGACGAAGTGCGCGAGCGCCTGCGCGCGACGGCCGAGATGGTCGAGCTGCGCGAGCATTCGGGCTCGGTGCCGATCGGAGAGTTCAGCGACCAGCGCGCGCTGCTGCTCGCGGCCTCGCGCGTCGGCGCGATTCTCGACGGCGTCTCTCTCGTGCAGGTGCGCGAGTTCGTCGTGACTGCCCGCACCGCGGCCGGCTTCCTGCGCTCGCGCGTCGAGCGCTTTCCGCATGTCGCCGCGTTCACGCAAAACCTGCTCGCGCCCAAGGAGCTGGCCGATGCGCTCCTGCGCGCGCTCGGCGACGACGGCTCGTTGCTCGATGATGCGAGCCCGGAGCTGAAACGCTTGCGCACGCGCCTGCGCGACGAGCGCGCCGATCTCGAGGCGCGCCTGATGCGCTCGCTCAGCTCGTCGGGTATGGAACCCTTCGTCTCCGATACTCTCGTCACGCTGCGCAATCGCCGCTTCGTGCTGCCGCTCAAACTCAACTACTCCGAGCGCCTCGAAGGAATCGTGCAGGACCGCAGCGTGTCGGGCGAGACGCTGTTCGTCGAACCGATGTGGGCAGTAGAGCTCAACAACCGTCTGATGATGCTGGAGCGCGAGGTCGAGGCCGAGGAGACGCGCATCCTGGCGCAGCTCACCGCGATGGTCGGCGGCTATGCCGAGGAGCTCGGGCTCACCTTCAACGCGCTGGTTGCGCTCGACGCGCTCAACGCGCGCGCCAAGTTCGCGCAGCGCTACAGTGGTATCGAGCCCGCGATCGTAGGGGACGGAATCGAGTTCATCGCCGCGCGCCATCCGCTGCTCACAACCAGTGGACGCGAAGTCGTGCCGATCGACGTCAGGATCGCGCCGGGGCAGCGCGGCCTCGTGATTTCGGGACCCAACACCGGCGGCAAGACCGTCGCGCTCAAGACGCTGGGGCTCTTCTCGCTGATGGCGCAGGCAGGGCTTCTGATTCCCGCCCAGACCGGCAGCAAGGCGATGGTGTTTCGCAGCGTGTTCGCCGATATCGGCGACGAACAATCGATTGCGGCAAACCTCTCGAGTTTCTCGGGCCACATCGCCAACCTGTCGGAGATCCTGCGCCTGCTCGAAGAGCCCGCGCTGGTGATTCTCGACGAGCCCGGCGCGGGCACCGATCCGGCCGAGGGCTCCGCGCTCGCAATCGGGCTCATGAATCATCTCGGCGCGCGCCGATGCCTGGTCGCGATCGCAACGCATTCGACGGCGGTGAAGCTGCATGCCTATTCGCGCGCCGGTTTCGACGCGGCCGCGGTCGATTTCGATCCCGAGCATCTGGCGCCGCTCTATCGATTGAAGCCGCACACAATCGGCCAGAGCTATGGAATCGCGGTCGCGCGCCGGCTCGGATTGCCGGCCGCGGTAATCCAGGCGGCGCAGGACGCAATGGGCGAAGGCAGCGCCGAGTTGTCCGAGGCGTTGAAAAAGCTCGAAGACGAACGCACCCGCCTCGCCGAAGAAACCGAGAAGCTACAGCAGCGCGAGCGATCGCTGTGGGAACAGGAACGCACGGCCCGCGAGTCAAGTCAGAAGGCGCAGGAGCGGCTTGAGACCGAACGCGCGCGGCTTCGCAGCGAGGTCGCCGAGCTGATCAACGAGTTCAAGCGCGAGGGCGGCGACCTGATGGCGGAGCTCAAGACGCGCGCCAAGGCTCGTCCCGACCTGACCGCGTTCATCACGCGCGCGAGTGAAAAACTGGAGCAGGCGGCGCCGCGCGAAGAAGCCGCCGAGGACGACGATCGGCCGCTCAAAGTCGGCGACCATGTCGAGATCGGCGATATCCGCGGCGAGCTGGTCGCGCTCGACGAAGGCCGCGCCGTGCTAGCGCGCGGCGGACTCAGAATTGAAGTCGCGCCGGACAGGCTACGGCGCGCGCGCTCGAAAGAGGAAACTCACGCGCCCAAGCCGCGTGCCGAGACGATCACGTTCTCCTCGGACGATCGCGAAAAAAGCGAAGTGAATCTCATTGGGATGCGCACCACGGACGCGCTGCGCAAGCTCGAGGAATTCCTTGACCAGGCGTTCCTGACCAACCGTCCCGAAGTGCGCATCATCCACGGCATCGGCTCTGGCGCGCTGCGCAAAGCGGTCGCCGAGTACCTCAGCACGTCGTCCTACTGCTCGTCGTATCGCCAGGCCGAACCGCATCAGGGGGGAGCCGGCGCCACGATCGTGCAGATGAATCTGTAG
- a CDS encoding carboxyl transferase domain-containing protein yields the protein MDRIESRISTSSDEFKQNRAAMLERVTQLRSEIERIRLGGPENARQRHLERGKLLARDRVKRLLDPSSPFLELSMLAAHGMYDGEAPGAGIVTGIGRIQGREAVIVANDATVKGGTYYPITVKKHLRAQEIAMQNHLPCIYLVDSGGAFLPLQADVFPDREHFGRIFYNQARMSAMGIAQVAAVMGSCTAGGAYVPAMCDESIIVRNQGTIFLAGPPLVRAATGEEVTAEELGGGDVHTRLSGVSDHLADDDEHALEIARSIFENLGTRTVRDEFQPDAPEDPQYDPAELYGIIPTDTRKPYDVREVIARIVDGSRMHEFKPRYGTTLITGFARIFGYEVGIIANAGVLFSESALKATHFIELCCARRIPLIFLQNITGFIVGKRYEQGGIAKDGAKMVNAVANAQVPKFTVIIGASNGAGNYGMCGRAYSPRLLFMWPNSRISVMGGEQAANVLLTVKLDQLKREGKAMPDAEQKEFVRPTLNKYEEESSCYYSSARLWDDGVIDPIETRAALALGIAASLNAPIAPSANFGVLRM from the coding sequence ATGGATCGAATCGAATCTCGAATCAGCACTTCTTCCGACGAGTTCAAACAGAATCGGGCGGCGATGCTTGAGCGCGTGACTCAGCTTCGTTCCGAGATCGAGCGAATTCGCCTCGGTGGCCCGGAGAATGCGCGCCAGCGGCATCTCGAGCGCGGCAAGCTGCTCGCACGCGATCGCGTGAAGCGGCTGCTCGATCCGTCGAGTCCGTTCCTCGAGCTTTCGATGCTCGCGGCGCACGGCATGTACGATGGCGAGGCGCCGGGTGCCGGAATCGTTACTGGCATCGGGCGAATCCAGGGACGCGAGGCCGTTATCGTCGCCAACGACGCAACCGTGAAAGGCGGCACGTATTATCCGATCACGGTGAAGAAGCATCTGCGCGCGCAGGAAATCGCGATGCAGAATCATCTGCCGTGCATCTACCTGGTCGATTCGGGAGGCGCCTTCCTGCCGCTGCAGGCTGATGTTTTCCCTGACCGCGAGCACTTTGGACGAATTTTCTACAACCAGGCGCGGATGTCCGCGATGGGCATTGCACAGGTCGCAGCCGTGATGGGCTCGTGCACCGCGGGCGGCGCGTATGTTCCCGCGATGTGCGACGAGAGCATAATAGTGCGCAACCAGGGCACCATTTTTCTTGCCGGTCCGCCTCTGGTGCGCGCGGCGACGGGAGAAGAGGTCACTGCCGAGGAGCTGGGCGGCGGTGATGTGCATACGCGGCTCTCGGGCGTGAGCGATCATCTCGCCGACGATGATGAGCATGCGCTCGAAATCGCGCGCTCGATTTTCGAAAATCTCGGGACTCGCACGGTGCGGGATGAGTTCCAGCCCGATGCGCCCGAAGATCCTCAATACGATCCTGCGGAGCTTTACGGGATCATCCCGACTGACACGCGCAAGCCTTACGACGTGCGCGAAGTGATCGCGCGTATCGTCGATGGCTCGCGGATGCACGAGTTCAAGCCGCGCTACGGCACCACGCTCATCACCGGCTTCGCGCGAATCTTCGGCTACGAAGTCGGCATCATCGCCAACGCCGGCGTGCTGTTCAGCGAGTCGGCGCTGAAGGCGACGCACTTCATCGAGCTCTGCTGCGCGCGGCGAATCCCGCTCATTTTTCTACAGAACATCACCGGGTTCATCGTCGGCAAGCGTTACGAGCAGGGCGGTATCGCCAAGGATGGAGCCAAGATGGTGAACGCAGTTGCGAATGCGCAGGTGCCGAAGTTCACCGTGATCATCGGCGCGTCGAACGGCGCGGGAAATTACGGGATGTGCGGGCGGGCGTACTCGCCGCGGCTGCTCTTCATGTGGCCGAATTCGCGAATCTCCGTGATGGGCGGGGAGCAGGCCGCCAACGTGCTGCTTACGGTCAAGCTCGACCAACTGAAGCGCGAAGGTAAGGCGATGCCCGATGCGGAGCAGAAAGAGTTCGTGCGCCCGACGCTCAACAAGTACGAAGAGGAATCGAGCTGTTATTATTCGAGCGCGCGGTTGTGGGACGACGGCGTGATCGATCCCATCGAGACGCGCGCCGCGCTCGCGCTGGGGATCGCGGCATCGTTGAATGCGCCGATCGCGCCGTCAGCGAATTTCGGTGTGTTGCGGATGTAA
- a CDS encoding glycoside hydrolase family 172 protein: MAFNGLGLHLGNLWRLSGAESRSICPENPTGEKGMAAREVPDAKSPARDLGRGWKVRPYITIKPGEVAVLADIKGMGAIQQIWMTPTGAWRSSILRVHWDDSPNPSIECPVGDFFACGWNRYAQISSLAVCVNPGSAFNCYWEMPFRKRCLITMTNVGDDAMILFYQVNYALTEVAEDAAYLHAQFRRVNPLPYKNVYTIVDGIRGQGQYVGTYLAWGVNNNGWWGEGEIKFFIDGDGEFPTICGTGTEDYFCGSYNFDVGKEQGGYREFTTPYSGLAQVIRPDGLYRSQMRFGMYRWHIPDPIRFKRDLRVTIQALGWAGDPFKGAKFLPLQDDIASVAFWYQALPHTPFPALSSPDYLRIV; encoded by the coding sequence ATGGCTTTCAATGGACTTGGACTTCATCTGGGCAACCTTTGGCGGCTCTCCGGTGCCGAGTCGCGCTCGATCTGCCCTGAAAATCCGACCGGCGAAAAGGGGATGGCGGCGCGCGAGGTGCCCGATGCGAAGAGCCCCGCACGCGATCTCGGCCGCGGATGGAAAGTCCGCCCCTATATCACGATCAAGCCGGGCGAAGTCGCGGTGCTGGCCGACATCAAGGGCATGGGCGCGATCCAGCAAATCTGGATGACGCCGACCGGCGCGTGGCGCTCCAGTATCCTGCGGGTTCATTGGGACGACTCGCCGAATCCCTCGATCGAATGCCCGGTCGGCGATTTCTTCGCCTGCGGATGGAACCGTTATGCGCAGATCTCGTCACTCGCCGTATGCGTGAATCCTGGCAGCGCCTTCAACTGTTACTGGGAGATGCCGTTTCGCAAGCGATGCCTGATCACGATGACCAACGTCGGCGACGATGCGATGATCCTATTCTACCAGGTGAACTACGCGCTGACCGAAGTTGCCGAGGACGCTGCCTATCTCCACGCGCAGTTTCGCCGCGTTAACCCACTGCCATACAAGAACGTCTATACGATCGTCGACGGGATCCGCGGGCAGGGCCAGTATGTCGGCACCTATCTCGCCTGGGGCGTGAACAACAACGGATGGTGGGGCGAGGGCGAGATCAAATTCTTCATCGACGGCGACGGCGAATTCCCGACGATCTGCGGCACCGGCACCGAGGACTACTTCTGCGGCTCTTACAACTTCGATGTTGGCAAGGAGCAGGGCGGCTATCGCGAATTTACGACGCCGTACTCCGGCCTCGCGCAGGTGATCCGCCCCGACGGTCTCTATCGCTCGCAGATGCGCTTCGGGATGTATCGCTGGCATATCCCGGATCCGATCCGCTTCAAGCGCGATTTGCGCGTGACGATCCAGGCGCTCGGATGGGCCGGCGATCCGTTCAAGGGCGCGAAGTTCCTGCCGCTGCAGGACGATATCGCCTCGGTCGCCTTCTGGTATCAGGCGCTTCCGCACACGCCGTTTCCGGCGCTGTCGTCGCCCGATTATCTCAGAATCGTGTGA
- a CDS encoding FkbM family methyltransferase has product MNRFAPAAGEHRAQVFSLRMKLDLGEHIQRMIYLGCFERSDTRYVRRFLRPGMTMVDVGANVGYFTALAASVVGESGCAIAVEPSTRAFEHLQYLVTRNRLPQVRIFHGGLSDKKGCAPLYCGDQRNFTPTMVAHGGLDPLEFVAVRTLDDLAAELAIDRIDLLKIDVEGHEPAVLRGATELLARRAIGAVLCEFNDYWLRAAGCSSQALWRLLLDHGFRDFRNNRTVPDDGVETRLLVLDQESARSLQLR; this is encoded by the coding sequence GTGAATCGATTCGCGCCCGCGGCCGGCGAGCATCGCGCGCAGGTCTTCAGCTTGCGGATGAAGCTCGACTTAGGCGAGCACATTCAGCGGATGATCTATCTCGGATGCTTCGAGCGTTCTGATACGCGCTATGTAAGGCGATTTCTGCGCCCTGGGATGACGATGGTCGATGTGGGCGCGAACGTTGGCTATTTCACAGCACTCGCGGCGAGCGTAGTCGGCGAGAGCGGTTGCGCAATCGCGGTCGAACCAAGCACGCGCGCCTTCGAACACCTGCAGTATCTAGTCACCCGAAACCGCCTGCCGCAGGTCAGGATCTTCCACGGCGGACTGAGCGACAAGAAAGGATGCGCGCCGCTTTACTGCGGCGACCAACGCAACTTCACCCCAACGATGGTGGCGCATGGCGGGCTTGATCCGCTCGAGTTCGTCGCGGTCCGCACGCTCGACGATCTCGCCGCCGAACTCGCGATCGATAGAATCGACTTGCTCAAGATTGACGTTGAAGGTCACGAGCCCGCCGTGCTGCGTGGCGCAACGGAGCTGCTGGCGCGGCGCGCGATCGGCGCGGTCCTGTGCGAGTTCAATGACTATTGGCTGCGCGCCGCCGGCTGCAGCTCACAAGCACTCTGGCGGCTTTTGCTCGACCACGGTTTCCGCGACTTCCGCAACAATCGAACCGTGCCGGACGACGGGGTCGAGACGCGCTTGCTGGTACTCGATCAGGAGAGCGCCCGTTCACTTCAGCTTCGATAA
- a CDS encoding GNAT family N-acetyltransferase — protein sequence MAQPIKTNRPYPIQIPLRDGKQATIRLMEPTDLDKIIAFAGQLPADDLLFLRIDITDRDVVKQWIANIQNGTTVTLIAEVEGELAGYASLHQDQARWTRRIGEIRVNASPRFRGSGLGRRLTTEIFDLAKSLGLKKITAQMTPDQAAARAAFERLGFQVEAVLTDWVEDRNGRPRDLLIMTHDVDGFSDHVVA from the coding sequence ATGGCTCAGCCGATCAAAACCAATCGTCCCTACCCGATTCAGATACCGCTCAGAGACGGCAAGCAGGCGACGATTCGCCTGATGGAGCCGACGGACCTCGACAAGATAATCGCGTTCGCGGGACAACTGCCTGCCGACGACCTGCTCTTCCTGCGCATCGACATCACCGATCGCGACGTGGTCAAGCAATGGATCGCCAACATTCAGAACGGCACGACTGTCACGTTGATTGCGGAAGTTGAGGGCGAGCTCGCGGGCTACGCGAGTCTGCATCAGGACCAGGCGCGATGGACGCGGCGCATCGGCGAGATTCGCGTCAACGCATCGCCGCGCTTTCGCGGCTCGGGACTCGGGCGGCGGCTGACGACGGAGATTTTCGATCTCGCCAAGTCGCTCGGGCTCAAGAAGATCACGGCGCAGATGACGCCCGACCAGGCCGCGGCGCGCGCTGCGTTCGAGCGGCTGGGCTTCCAGGTCGAGGCCGTGCTGACCGACTGGGTCGAGGATCGCAACGGGCGGCCGCGCGACCTGCTCATCATGACTCACGACGTGGACGGCTTTTCCGATCATGTCGTGGCCTGA
- a CDS encoding DNA-3-methyladenine glycosylase I has product MPPTAIDLVPQRCGWARNDLALRYHDEEWGVPVHDDLRWFEFLLLEGAQAGLSWDTILRKRENYRAAFAAFDPARIAKFDKRRIAKLLADEGIVRNRLKIASAITNAKAFLTVQDEFGSFDKYIWRFVEGRPRINKRRAMKDVPATTAESDAMSKDLLKRGFRFVGSTICYAMMQATGMVNDHVVDCFRYAELSKLK; this is encoded by the coding sequence ATGCCTCCAACCGCGATTGATTTGGTGCCGCAGCGATGCGGATGGGCGCGTAACGATCTCGCTCTTCGCTACCACGACGAGGAATGGGGCGTGCCGGTTCACGACGATTTGCGCTGGTTCGAGTTCCTGCTGCTCGAGGGCGCGCAGGCGGGGCTCAGTTGGGACACGATACTGCGCAAGCGCGAAAACTATCGCGCCGCCTTCGCAGCTTTCGATCCGGCACGCATCGCGAAGTTCGATAAGCGGCGAATCGCGAAGCTGCTCGCCGACGAAGGAATCGTGCGCAACCGCCTGAAGATCGCGTCGGCAATCACCAATGCGAAAGCATTTCTGACGGTGCAGGACGAATTCGGCAGCTTCGACAAATACATTTGGCGCTTCGTCGAGGGCCGCCCGCGCATCAACAAGCGGCGCGCGATGAAAGACGTCCCCGCCACGACCGCGGAATCCGACGCGATGAGCAAAGATCTCCTCAAACGAGGCTTCCGCTTCGTCGGCTCAACAATCTGTTACGCCATGATGCAGGCCACTGGCATGGTCAACGATCACGTGGTGGATTGCTTCCGTTATGCCGAGTTATCGAAGCTGAAGTGA
- a CDS encoding wax ester/triacylglycerol synthase family O-acyltransferase — protein sequence MAEDKPGAAQDLSYRLSTQDASFIYAESQSGPLHIGSIGVFEGRVDFAACIAHIEERIHQVPRYRQRIAEAPFNLAHAMMEDDPGFAVTNHVFRHELPDGLSEEDAIAEMMRDFQKPLDRKRPLWELHNYENFLGQHTALMWKVHHCLVDGVSGVELLKVMYDFRAEPEPIPEPKPWVPAKPSGLMKRFALAMRDRVRGAVDNAVRTVIEVAEEPSTFVEQARLVGEAGRVMSQLMTRPIMAAPWNGVPVTQERVLAWSKQSFADFRAIRSAFGGSVNDVVLAMLTEGAARYLDHHGYKVEGEQLCIGCPVNVRHREEKSSLGNRVSMMFPVAPAAPMDVVERLKLINEETERIKAAGSAQALESLLTLGDNLSPVLIGIGSRIATTAIDAAGSFARIAGWKPRPNGFALPAVGINFIATNVPGVQVPQYMNGHICLEMIPLVPLGATLGYGVAILSYNRYLYFGMIAEPRVMPDVALMKQYVDEAFEELKRRCEDQLGASLGEAYGQYARAGG from the coding sequence ATGGCTGAAGACAAGCCTGGCGCGGCCCAGGATCTCAGCTACCGCCTCTCGACGCAGGACGCGAGTTTCATCTACGCCGAATCGCAAAGCGGTCCGCTGCATATCGGCTCGATCGGCGTGTTCGAAGGCCGCGTCGATTTCGCCGCCTGCATCGCGCATATCGAGGAGCGCATCCACCAGGTGCCGCGCTATCGCCAGCGGATCGCCGAGGCGCCGTTCAACCTCGCGCACGCGATGATGGAAGACGATCCCGGCTTCGCCGTGACAAATCATGTCTTCCGTCACGAGCTGCCTGACGGGCTGAGCGAAGAAGACGCGATCGCCGAGATGATGCGCGACTTCCAAAAGCCGCTCGATCGCAAGCGCCCGCTCTGGGAGCTGCATAACTACGAGAACTTTCTCGGCCAGCATACGGCGCTGATGTGGAAGGTCCACCACTGCCTCGTTGATGGAGTGTCAGGCGTCGAGCTCCTGAAAGTCATGTACGATTTCCGCGCCGAGCCTGAGCCGATCCCGGAGCCGAAGCCGTGGGTTCCGGCCAAGCCGTCGGGACTCATGAAGCGCTTCGCGCTCGCGATGCGCGATCGGGTGCGCGGCGCCGTCGACAACGCCGTCCGCACCGTGATCGAAGTAGCTGAGGAGCCGAGCACGTTCGTCGAGCAGGCACGGCTGGTCGGCGAGGCGGGCCGCGTGATGTCGCAGCTCATGACCCGGCCGATCATGGCGGCGCCGTGGAACGGCGTGCCAGTCACGCAGGAACGCGTGCTCGCATGGTCGAAGCAATCGTTCGCGGATTTCCGCGCGATCCGCTCGGCCTTCGGCGGCTCGGTCAACGACGTCGTGCTCGCGATGCTGACCGAGGGCGCGGCGCGCTACCTCGACCATCATGGCTACAAGGTCGAGGGCGAGCAGCTCTGCATCGGATGCCCGGTCAACGTTCGCCATCGCGAGGAGAAATCTTCATTGGGCAACCGCGTCTCGATGATGTTCCCGGTCGCGCCCGCCGCGCCGATGGACGTGGTCGAGCGCCTCAAGCTCATCAACGAGGAGACCGAGCGTATCAAGGCCGCCGGCTCGGCGCAGGCGCTGGAGTCGCTGCTCACGCTTGGTGACAATTTGTCGCCGGTGCTAATTGGCATCGGCTCGCGAATCGCGACGACCGCGATCGATGCCGCGGGGTCGTTCGCCAGGATCGCGGGATGGAAGCCGCGGCCCAACGGCTTCGCGCTGCCTGCTGTCGGCATCAACTTTATTGCGACCAATGTGCCGGGCGTGCAGGTGCCGCAGTACATGAACGGGCACATCTGCCTCGAGATGATTCCGCTGGTGCCGCTCGGCGCGACGCTCGGCTACGGCGTCGCGATCCTGAGCTACAACCGCTACCTGTACTTCGGCATGATCGCCGAGCCGCGCGTTATGCCCGACGTCGCGCTGATGAAGCAATACGTCGATGAGGCGTTCGAGGAGCTCAAGCGCCGCTGCGAAGATCAGCTTGGCGCCTCGCTCGGCGAAGCCTACGGCCAATACGCTCGCGCCGGTGGCTGA